A stretch of the Corylus avellana chromosome ca6, CavTom2PMs-1.0 genome encodes the following:
- the LOC132185120 gene encoding probable leucine-rich repeat receptor-like protein kinase At1g35710, with product MAPSVSISISIALLFCGMYLNSIVELVEASELSSLELEAEALLESGWWSAHTNNTSTRCEWPGITCNAAGSVTTINLANRLYVDKFNLNLSSFPNLVYLDLHMTRLKGSIPVEIGTLSKLTHLDLSTNYLTGELPLSLTNLTKLVRFDISFNQIVGPIPSSLCLLTNLTYLVMRGNLISGFIPSEIGMLKNLAHLYLNLNMLTGPIPSTLGNLTNLNSLFLYSNQINGFIPSEIGNLKNLKFLSLNNNNLSGQIPSAIGHLTNLQGLDLSQNQINGFIPPKIGNMKNLSMLYLRKNNLNGQIPSTIGHLTNLEYLSLGENQINGSIPIEIGDLMSLRYLFLDYNNLIGHIPTQIGNLHSLETLNLSHNFISGEVPDELGVIGDQIYLDLSYNNFTGNIPDTYTSIHNVNLSYNSLKGPIPRYFDQNHTFYTLIGNKDLCGDIMGFPPCLLASNKSIVTKVKIFVPITISLGFLVLGGFLLSQRMVKKTQFDSREAKNGNLFSIWNYDGHIAYEDIIEATEDFDIKHCIGIGGYGSVYKAELPCGKVVALKKLHRMEAENPTFDMSFRNEVKVLTEIRHRNIIKLHGFCLHNQSMFLVYEYMERGSLFCVLSNGVEAMELDWSKRVNIIKGTAHAISYMHHECIPTIVHRDITSNNILLNSKLEAFVSDFGTAKLLDPDSSNQTLVAGTYGYVAPELAYTMKVTEKCDVYSFGVVALEILMGRHPMELLTSLSSSSSQNMMLHAILDQRLPPPNHLISQDIFLVATIAFACLQTNPKSRPTMKSVSQEFLSRKKPIAKPLHALSLWQLKNQKMYMVGSRDETQL from the exons ATGGCGCCCTCCGTTTCTATTTCCATTTCCATTGCACTCTTGTTTTGTGGAATGTATTTAAATAGTATAGTTGAATTAGTGGAGGCATCAGAATTATCATCATTGGAACTAGAAGCCGAAGCTTTGCTGGAGAGTGGATGGTGGAGTGCCCACACCAACAATACCTCAACTCGTTGCGAGTGGCCTGGTATTACTTGCAATGCTGCTGGAAGTGTCACAACGATTAACTTGGCTAATCGGCTCTACGTAGATAAGTTTAATCTCAACCTCTCTTCCTTCCCTAATTTAGTTTATCTTGATCTTCACATGACTCGACTTAAAGGAAGTATTCCAGTTGAAATAGGTACTCTATCCAAACTCACTCATCTTGATTTGTCTACCAATTATCTAACAGGTGAGTTGCCTCTTTCACTTACAAATCTCACCAAATTAGTACGGTTTGACATTTCTTTTAATCAAATCGTTGGACCAATCCCTTCATCTCTCTGTCTTTTAACCAATCTCACCTATTTGGTAATGCGTGGAAATCTAATTAGTGGTTTCATACCATCAGAAATAGGGATGTTGAAGAATTTGGCCCATTTGTACCTCAATCTTAACATGCTCACCGGTCCAATCCCTTCTACTTTGGGTAATTTAACTAATTTGaattctttgtttctttattcTAATCAAATCAATGGTTTCATTCCCTCGGAAATAGGAAACTTgaagaatttgaaatttttgtctCTCAATAATAACAACCTTAGTGGTCAAATCCCTTCGGCTATAGGTCATTTAACAAATTTACAAGGTTTGGACCTTagtcaaaatcaaatcaatggtTTCATTCCCCCAAAAATAGGCAATATGAAAAATTTGAGTATGTTATACCTTCGGAAGAACAACCTCAATGGTCAAATCCCTTCGACCATAGGTCATTTAACTAATTTGGAATATTTGAGCCTCGgtgaaaatcaaattaatgGTTCCATCCCCATAGAAATAGGGGACTTGATGAGTTTGAGATACTTGTTTCTCGATTATAACAATCTCATTGGTCATATACCCACTCAAATCGGCAACCTTCATTCGCTGGAAACTCTTAATCTTAGTCATAACTTTATCAGTGGAGAAGTACCTGATGAACTTGGGGTTATTGGGGATCAAATTTACTTGGATCTCAGCTACAATAATTTTACAGGCAACATTCCTGATACTTACACTTCTATTCATAATGTCAACTTGTCATATAATTCTTTGAAGGGTCCGATTCCTAGATATTTTGATCAAAATCATACATTTTACACACTAATTGGAAACAAGGATTTGTGTGGTGACATCATGGGCTTCCCTCCTTGTCTTCTAGCCAGTAACAAATCAATTGTAAccaaagtgaaaatttttgttccCATCACCATTTCCCTTGGATTCTTAGTTCTTGGGGGTTTTCTACTGTCTCAACGCATggtaaaaaaaactcaatttgaCTCAAGAGAAGCAAAGAATGGGAACTTGTTCTCGATATGGAATTATGATGGACATATTGCATATGAAGATATCATTGAGGCAACCGAGGATTTTGATATAAAGCATTGTATTGGAATTGGTGGTTATGGTAGCGTTTACAAAGCAGAATTACCTTGTGGCAAAGTGGTTGCCTTGAAGAAACTTCATCGTATGGAGGCTGAGAACCCAACTTTTGATATGAGTTTCAGGAACGAAGTAAAAGTGTTAACAGAAATCCGTCATCGAAACATTATAAAACTTCATGGGTTTTGTTTACATAATCAATCGATGTTTTTGGTTTACGAGTACATGGAAAGGGGAAGCCTATTTTGTGTCCTGAGCAATGGTGTTGAAGCTATGGAATTGGATTGGAGCAAGAGGGTGAACATCATCAAAGGTACTGCCCATGCCATATCATACATGCATCATGAATGCATTCCAACAATTGTTCATCGAGATATAACAAGcaacaatattttattgaaCTCGAAACTAGAGGCTTTTGTCTCTGACTTTGGCACAGCTAAACTCCTTGATCCTGATTCTTCCAATCAAACGTTAGTTGCCGGCACTTATGGTTATGTTGCTCCAG AGTTGGCCTATACCATGAAAGTAACTGAAAAATGCGacgtttatagctttggagtggTGGCATTGGAAATATTAATGGGAAGACATCCAATGGAACTCCTTACTTCATTATCATCATCGTCTTCTCAAAATATGATGTTACATGCAATATTAGACCAACGTTTGCCTCCTCCAAATCATCTAATTTCACAAGATATTTTCCTTGTCGCTACAATAGCATTTGCGTGCCTACAAACCAACCCAAAGTCTCGGCCTACAATGAAATCTGTGTCCCAAGAATTTCTTTCTCGGAAGAAGCCAATAGCCAAGCCTTTACATGCACTTTCACTATGGCAGCTAAAGAACCAGAAAATGTATATGGTTGGATCAAGGGATGAAACTCAATTATGA
- the LOC132185121 gene encoding uncharacterized protein LOC132185121 — MVVLLSASLVRLPKQFPCFTLNPGYSTARHYHFSTGSTSIQIIFADKWNFFRSNALVNYRSSNANNYKATQLLQRCSCVAMCASHSSLTTSSFGSYEKLKTVWMWTKSKEVMTAAVERGWNTFVFSSQDRQLANEWSSIALISPLYIEEGGIFDGENRRVATVFEVSNPQDLQQLQPANGQAENVVINLLDWQVIPAENIVAAFQGSQKTVFAISKNHSEAQVFLEALEQGLGGVILKVENTEAVFQLKDYFDRRNELSNLMSLTKATVTRVQVVGMGDRVCVDLCSLMRPGEGLLVCFCFLVYNLLLA, encoded by the exons ATGGTTGTGCTATTATCTGCTTCTTTGGTTCGATTACCCAAACAATTCCCCTGCTTTACTCTCAATCCAGGTTATTCCACTGCTCGACATTACCATTTCTCAACTGGCTCAACCTCCAT TCAAATCATATTCGCAGACAAATGGAACTTTTTCAGATCAAATGCATTGGTCAATTATCGTTCATCGAATGCTAACAATTACAAGGCAACCCAGTTGTTGCAACGCTGTTCTTGTGTCGCAATGTGTGCTTCTCATTCCTCTTTGACGACGTCGTCTTTTGGGTCGTACGAGAAATTGAAGACGGTGTGGATGTGGACAAAAAGCAAAGAGGTCATGACGGCCGCCGTGGAGAGAGGATGGAATACCTTCGTTTTCTCATCCCAGGATCGACAACTCGCCAATGAGTGGTCTT CAATCGCCTTAATAAGTCCTCTGTATATTGAAGAGGGAGGCATTTTTGATGGTGAGAATAGAAGGGTTGCCACAGTTTTTGAGGTTTCAAATCCACAAGACTTACAGCAGCTCCAACCCGCAAATGGGCAGGCAGAGAATGTTGTTATCAATTTGCTAGATTGGCAG GTAATTCCTGCAGAGAATATTGTTGCTGCATTCCAAGGCTCTCAAAAAACAGTTTTTGCCATCTCAAAAAATCATTCTGAAGCACAAGTCTTCCTTGAG GCCTTGGAGCAAGGTCTGGGTGgagttattttaaaagttgagAACACTGAAGCTGTTTTTCAGCTCAAG GACTATTTTGACAGAAGAAATGAATTGAGCAATCTCATGAGCTTGACCAAAGCTACTGTAACTCGAGTTCAAGTAGTTGGAATGGGGGATCGAGTTTGTGTGGATCTTTGTAGCCTCATGAGACCTGGTGAAGGACTTCTGGTATGCTTTTGTTTTCTCGTCTATAATTTGCTCCTCGCATGA
- the LOC132184981 gene encoding uncharacterized protein LOC132184981, with amino-acid sequence MQLRKEFSSEVDSAIAALRGLSATSSCGAADLTGLFRVAAHEAKKSRAQNRIFRVVLIYCRSSTKPQHQWPVNQKLFTLDVIYLHDKPGPDNCPQEVYDALVDALEHVSEYEGYIHESGQGLARVLFRHMCVLLSHPQQRCPQEYVDIPKSLTKKSPASDSVPGEDSVPISSQ; translated from the exons ATGCAGCTTAGGAAAGAGTTTAGCAGTGAAGTTGATTCTGCAATTGCTGCGCTTCGGGGACTCTCAGCTACTTCATCTTGTGGTGCTGCAGATCTTACCGGTCTGTTTCGGGTGGCAGCTCATGAAGCAAAGAAATCCCGTGCTCAGAATCGAATATTTAGGGTG GTTCTTATCTACTGCAGATCATCCACAAAGCCACAACATCAATGGCCTGTAAACCAGAAACTCTTTACTTTGGATGTTATTTACCTCCATGACAAGCCTGGACCTGACAACTGCCCCCAGGAGGTCTATGATGCACTTGTGGATGCCCTTGAGCATGTCAGTGAATACGAGGGCTACATACATGAGAGCGGGCAGGGGCTAGCACGTGTCCTCTTCCGTCACATGTGTGTGCTGTTATCACACCCTCAGCAGCGGTGCCCACAAGAGTATGTTGACATACCCAAGTCTCTTACAAAGAAGTCGCCTGCATCAGACTCGGTGCCTGGCGAAGATAGTGTTCCCATATCAAGCCAATGA
- the LOC132185122 gene encoding MDIS1-interacting receptor like kinase 2-like, which yields MAPSVSVSISIALLFCGMYLNSIVELVEASELSSLELEAEALLESGWWSAHTNNTSTRCEWPGITCNASGSVTTINLANRLYVDKFNLNLSSFPNLVYLDLHMTRLKGSIPVEIGTLSKLTHLDLSTNYLTGELPLSLTNLTKLVRFDISFNQIVGPIPSSLCLLTNLTYLVMRGNLISGFIPSEIGMLKNLAHLYLNLNMLTGPIPSTLGNLTNLNSLFLYSNQINGFIPSEIGNLKNLKFLSLNNNNLSGQIPSAIGHLTNLQGLDLSQNQINGFIPPKIGNMKNLSMLYLRKNNLNGQIPSTIGHLTNLEYLSLGENQINGSIPIEIGDLMSLRYLFLDYNNLIGHIPTQIGNLHSLETLNLSHNFISGEVPDELGVIGDQIYLDLSYNNFTGNIPDTYTSIHNVNLSYNSLKGPIPRYFDQNHTFYTLIGNKDLCGDIMGFPPCLLASNKSIVTKVKIFVPITISLGFLVLGGFLLSQRMVKKTQFDSREAKNGNLFSIWNYDGHIAYEDIIEATEDFDIKHCIGIGGYGSVYKAELPCGKVVALKKLHRMEAENPTFDMSFRNEVKVLTEIRHQNIIKLHGFCLHNRSMFLVYKYMERGSLFCVLSNGVEAMELDWSKRVNIIKGTAHAISYMHHECIPTIVHRDITSNNILLNSKLEAFVSDFGTAKLLDPDSSNQTLVAGTYGYVAPELAYTMKVTEKCDVYSFGVVALEILMGRHPMELLTSLSSSSSQNMMLHAILDQRLPPPNHLISQDIFLVATIAFACLQTNPKSRPTMKSVSQEFLSRKKPIAKPLHALSLWQLKNQKMYMVGSRDETQL from the exons ATGGCGCCCTCCGTTTCTGTTTCCATTTCCATTGCACTCTTGTTTTGTGGAATGTATTTGAATAGTATAGTTGAATTAGTGGAGGCATCAGAATTATCATCATTGGAATTAGAAGCCGAAGCTTTGCTGGAGAGTGGATGGTGGAGTGCCCACACCAACAATACCTCAACTCGTTGCGAGTGGCCTGGTATTACTTGCAATGCTTCTGGAAGTGTCACAACGATTAACTTGGCTAATCGGCTCTACGTAGATAAGTTTAATCTCAACCTCTCTTCCTTCCCTAATTTAGTTTATCTTGATCTTCACATGACTCGACTTAAAGGAAGTATTCCAGTTGAGATAGGTACTCTATCCAAACTCACTCATCTTGATTTGTCTACCAACTATCTAACAGGTGAGTTGCCTCTTTCACTTACAAATCTCACCAAATTAGTACGGTTTGACATTTCTTTTAATCAAATCGTTGGACCAATCCCCTCATCTCTCTGTCTTTTAACCAATCTCACCTATTTGGTAATGCGTGGAAATCTAATTAGTGGTTTCATACCATCAGAAATAGGGATGTTGAAGAATTTGGCCCATTTGTACCTCAATCTTAACATGCTCACCGGTCCAATCCCTTCTACTTTGGGTAATTTAACTAATTTGaattctttgtttctttattcTAATCAAATCAATGGTTTCATTCCCTCGGAAATAGGAAACTTgaagaatttgaaatttttgtctCTCAATAATAACAACCTTAGTGGTCAAATCCCTTCGGCTATAGGTCATTTAACAAATTTACAAGGTTTGGACCTTagtcaaaatcaaatcaatggtTTCATTCCCCCAAAAATAGGCAATATGAAAAATTTGAGTATGTTATACCTTCGGAAGAACAACCTCAATGGTCAAATCCCTTCGACCATAGGTCATTTAACTAATTTGGAATATTTGAGCCTCGgtgaaaatcaaattaatgGTTCCATCCCCATAGAAATAGGGGACTTGATGAGTTTGAGATACTTGTTTCTCGATTATAACAATCTCATTGGTCATATACCCACTCAAATCGGCAACCTTCATTCGCTGGAAACTCTTAATCTTAGTCATAACTTTATCAGTGGAGAAGTACCTGATGAACTTGGGGTTATTGGGGATCAAATTTACTTGGATCTCAGCTACAATAATTTTACAGGCAACATTCCTGATACTTACACTTCTATTCATAATGTCAACTTGTCATATAATTCTTTGAAGGGTCCGATTCCTAGATATTTTGATCAAAATCATACATTTTACACACTAATTGGAAACAAGGATTTGTGTGGTGACATCATGGGCTTCCCTCCTTGTCTTCTAGCCAGTAACAAATCAATTGTAAccaaagtgaaaatttttgttccCATCACCATTTCCCTTGGATTCTTAGTTCTTGGGGGTTTTCTACTGTCTCAACGCATggtaaaaaaaactcaatttgaCTCAAGAGAAGCAAAGAATGGGAACTTGTTCTCGATATGGAATTATGATGGACATATTGCATATGAAGATATCATTGAAGCAACCGAGGATTTTGATATAAAGCATTGTATTGGAATTGGTGGTTATGGTAGCGTTTACAAAGCAGAATTACCTTGTGGCAAAGTGGTTGCCTTGAAGAAACTTCATCGTATGGAGGCTGAGAATCCAACTTTTGATATGAGTTTCAGGAACGAGGTAAAAGTGTTAACAGAAATCCGTCATCAAAACATTATAAAACTTCATGGGTTTTGTTTACATAATCGATCGATGTTTTTGGTTTACAAGTACATGGAAAGGGGAAGCCTATTTTGTGTCCTGAGCAATGGTGTTGAAGCTATGGAATTGGATTGGAGCAAGAGGGTGAACATCATCAAAGGTACTGCCCATGCCATATCTTACATGCATCATGAATGCATTCCAACAATTGTTCATCGAGATATAACAAGcaacaatattttattgaaCTCGAAACTAGAGGCTTTTGTCTCTGACTTTGGCACAGCTAAACTCCTTGATCCTGATTCTTCCAATCAAACGTTAGTTGCCGGCACTTATGGTTATGTTGCTCCAG AGTTGGCCTATACCATGAAAGTAACTGAAAAATGCGacgtttatagctttggagtggTGGCATTGGAAATATTAATGGGAAGACATCCAATGGAACTCCTTACTTCATTATCATCATCGTCTTCTCAAAATATGATGTTACATGCAATATTAGACCAACGTTTGCCTCCTCCAAATCATCTAATTTCACAAGATATTTTCCTTGTCGCTACAATAGCATTTGCGTGCCTACAAACCAACCCAAAGTCTCGGCCTACAATGAAATCTGTGTCCCAAGAATTTCTTTCTCGGAAGAAGCCAATAGCCAAGCCTTTACATGCACTTTCACTATGGCAGCTAAAGAACCAGAAAATGTATATGGTTGGATCAAGGGATGAAACTCAATTATGA